AGCAGCTATTGCACGCGTGAAGACCGGTGATGCGATCATCATGCGCGGCGGAACATATCGCACCGGCAACTTGATTTTGAATCAAGGCGTCACGATTCAGCCGTATGCAGATGAACTACCGATTTTGAAAGGAACATTTGTCGCTTCCGATTGGAAGAAGCAAGACAACGGATTGTGGGTCAGCGAGTGGTCTCGTTTATTTCCATCCAGGCCGCAAGATTGGTGGCGGCGTCATCGCGAGGGTGCAAAAACGCCGCAGCATCGTTTCAATAACGACATGGTGTTTGTTGATGGCAGGTTCCTGCAATCGGCGGGTTGGGAAGGCGAATTGGAGGAAAACACCTTTTTTATTGATTACGAAACCGGTTTAGTTTATCTCGCCGTTGATCCCACGGACAAACTGGTGGAGATCACCGCGTTCGATGTGGCCATTTTGAGAACAACGAAGGAGGCGCATGGCAAAACTTCGGATCGCAAGGGTTATACTATTCGCGGCCTCACGTTCACGCAATATGCCTATCGAGCGCTCGAAATCGAAGGCACCGAGCCGGAAGGCATCTCACCCGAATCCCAACACGGCAAAGAAGTGGTGGGCACGACGCTGGAGCATTGCACAATTTCCTTTTGCTCGCGCGTTGCAGGTTATCTGCGCGGCGATCGCATGACGATTCGGCATTGCAAAGTGAGTGATACGAGCACGGAAGGCATCTACATTATTGCCTCCAACGACGTGCTGCTGGAAAGGAATATTTTCACGCGCAACAACATCGAGAACATCACCGGCTACTATCCCGCGGCGGTGAAGATTTTCAATCAGTCTTACCGCGTGACGTGCAATGATAATTTGGTGATCGAACATCCCAATTCCAACGGCATTTGGTATGACGTCGGCAATGTTGATGGGGTGTTTACCAACAATTGGATCGAAGGCGTCGGCCGCGTGAGCAACACATTTTCTACTGAAAATCTCTGGCCCAGTGATAACGGATTCTTCTTTGAAATCTCCCAAGGCGCGATTTGTGCCGGCAATGTCTTTGTCAACAATGATCATGGCATCATGGTGCTCAATGCCTCGAATGTGCAAATCTACAATAACACGTTTGTGAACAGCATGGCCTGTATTGGCCGCAATGCGCGCAGCGCGCAAGGCGATCACTTTGGCTGGCACCCAAGCACCGGGCCGGATGTTGGCGAGCGCGACGGCCACATCTTTTCCAACAACCTGCTCGTCGGCGATAAGGATTTCAATAGATCGTTGTTGTTCGTCTGGCAGCCGGCCTCGTTGTGCGAGAGGCTCAACAAGCCGCAAATGAAGCAGCTCGATTACAATGTGTACGTACGGGGTGCAGAAAGGATCTCTTATCCTTTGATTCTGTGGAGCCCGGCAGCGAATGAGAAGTGCCAAACGGGATTTGAGTCGTTGGAAGATCTGCGCAAGTCGTATCCGGAGTTTTCGAAGAACAGTCGGCATTTTTCGAATTATGATGGCCCGTTGTTCAAAGGCATTGAGTTGGGCAATTATCAATTATTGTCCGCATTTCCGGCGGCGGGATCAGCCATGCCGCTGCCGGTAGGAATCAAAAAACTCCTTGGCCCCTCCAAGAAAGGCGGTCAGTACGTTGGAGCATATCCTCCGATGCAGTGAAAAGTTGTATCCGTGTTCTTTTCGACAGATTCGTATGGAGGTTTGAACTATGAAAATTGAGAAGATTTTTCTAAAGCAGCGCCGCGCTGCAATCTTTGCTTTGCTTTTCTGTGCAACCGGACTATCGCCGCAACTCTCATTTGCCCAGCTTGCCGCCAACAAAAGCAAGTTTGTGGGTAACATCATCGGCAACGGCTTTAGTATTCGGGAAAACAACTTTAAGAGATATTGGAATCAGGTTACTCCCGAGAATGCGGGAAAATGGGGAAGTCTCAACTGGCAGCAGCTCGACAATATCTACAATTTTGCGAAGAATAACGGCTTTCTTTATCGCCATCACACGCTGGTTTGGGGAAATCAAGAACCCGGGCATATCGCCGGCCTTGATTCCGCGAGCCAGTATCAGGAAGTGGTAAACTGGATCTCGGCAGTGGGGCAAAGATATCCCGACATGGATTACTGCGACGTGGTCAACGAGCCGCTGCACGCGCCGCCATCTTACAAACGAGCACTCGGGGGCGACGGCGCAACGGGTTGGGATTGGGTGATCAAAGCTTTTGAACTGGCGCGGCAATATTTGCCGGCGAAAACGGAATTGCATTTGAACGAGTACAGCGTCATCAACGACGGCAATGCCAACGCGCGCTACATTCAAATCATCAATCTGCTCAAAGAAAGAGGATTGATTGACGGCATTGGCGTGCAAGGCCATAATTTTGAAGTGAACGGTGGCGCCTCGACGACGACGTTGCACAACAATTTGACCAATCTCGCCGCCACCGGGCTGCCGGTTTACATCACTGAATTCGACATTAACGTTCAAGACGACAACACACAGTTGCAAAGGTATCAAACCATATTTCCGGTGCTCTATGAACATCCGGGAGTTTATGGCATAACATTATGGGGCTACATCCGGTATGAAATCTGGCAGCAGGAGGCATACTTGCTCAATGAGCGTTTGGCCGAACGCCCGGCGATGCAATGGCTGCGCACGTATCTCGCCAGCCCGCTGCGACCGGCGCTGATTTCGCCCAACGGCACGATGGAAGAACCGCGAAATCCTCTTTTGATGTGGCATCCTTCGGAGTCAGCGAATTCCTACCAGGTCCAGGTTGCCACTAACAGAACGTTCACCTCAATTGTGGTGGATTCCACTGTCGCCGATACGCTGCTGCAATTGAGTCCGCTGGCCGCAAACACGCAATACTATTGGCGCGTGCGCGGCGTGAACGAACATGGAACGAGCGCCTATTCAACTCTGGCAAGTTTCACCACCCGAGATGAGAGCTCGGCTGTCGAAGAGTTTGCCGAGATTCCGGTGGCGTTCCGGTTGCTGCAAAACTATCCCAACCCGTTCAATCCCGTTACCAGTGTGACGTACGAGGTCGGCGGCCGGCAACATGTGAGCTTAAAAGTCTATGACATCTCAGGGCGCGAGGTTGCCACGTTAGTGGATGAGAGCAAGTCTGCAGGCCGTTATCACGCCACGTTTGATGCGAGTGGTTTAAACAGCGGCGTATATTTCATCAAATTATCGGCCGGAGAATTCGTCGATATGAAAAGAGCGGTGCTGATCCGTTGAGTAAGGGTAGGCGTCAGCCGCTGGAGAATTCACTGATATCGCTGACATCCAAGTCAACTTGAAAGTATAAAAACGAACCCGGCTTTTTCTGTTTGAGAACAATCCCGGTACAAAGCAACGAACCTTTGCAAAAAGGAAAAGAACCATGCCGCCTGAAACAGAGAAGCTTTCCGTAAAAGAGAAGATTGGCTATAGCCTGGGCGACACCGCCTCCAATTTGTTTTTTCAAACGTTCATTTTGTTTCTCCCGATTTTCTATACCGACGTCTTCGGTTTGCCCGCGGCTGCGATGGGAACGATGTTTTTGGTCACGAGAATCTTCGACGCCGTCAACGATCCCATCATGGGCACGATTGCCGATCACACGAAGATGCGCTGGGGAAAATTTCGCCCGTATATTCTTCTCTTTGCCATCCCGTTTGGCATCATGGGCGTGCTCACGTTTACGACGCCTGGTTTCGATGCCACCGGCAAACTCATCTATGCTTATATCACGTACAATCTTCTGATGGTTATGTACACCATCGTGAATGTTCCTTATTCAGCACTCATGGGAGTGATAACGCCCAATTCTCTGGAACGCACGGAAGTATCGTCATTCCGTTTTGTTGCCGCTTTTGTTGGCGGTTTGATTGTGCAGGCGGCGACTATTTCCCTGGTGAAATATTTCGGTCAGGGAAATGACGCCGTGGGTTGGCAATGGGCGATGGGATGTCTTGCCGGCTTGGCGGCAGTTTTACTCTTTATCACATTTGCCACCACTAAGGAAAGAGTGCAACCGCCCAAAGAACAAAAGAGTCAGTTCAAAAGGGATCTCAAGGATTTGTTTTCCAACGCCCCCTGGTTGATGATCGCCGGAGCAACGGTTTGCCAATTGACGTTTATTGTCATGCGCCAATCTTCGGTTGCCTACTATTTCAAGTACTATGTCCGCGATCAGCAGCTCAATCTCTTCGGCAACGTCATCAACCTTTCCTACGAGACTTTCACCTCATCCTTTTTGCTGGCGGGCAGCGTTGTGACCATCATCGGCGTCGTGCTTACCAAGTGGTTTTCGAAGCTCCTTGATAAGAAAAACACCTACGCCGGATTTCTCATCGCCGCGGCCGTGGTGAACGCTGTGTTATATGTCGTACGTCCACAGGATGTCATTCTCATTTATGTGCTCAATCTGCTTTTCTCATTCTTCGTCGGGCCTGTGTCGGTGCTGCAGTGGGCCATGTACACCGACACCGCCGATTACTCGGAATGGAAAAACAACCGGCGCGCCACCGGTTTGTTGATGGCGGCCTCATTGTTTGCGCTGAAGCTCGGCTTGACTTTGGGGGGGGCATTTGTGGGGTGGTTGCTTGCCTATTACGGGTTTGTTGCGAATCAGGAGCAAACGCCGGAGGCCATGAACGGCATTGTGAAGCTGTTGAGCATCTTTCCGGCGATCTTTGGCATTGCCGGCGGCCTGTTGATGATGCGTTACCCCCTGACAAATAAAATGATGGTTAAAATCGAGGAAGATTTAACTGTTCGAAGGCAGGAAGCGCGGTAAAATTCATTGAGCTAATTCAGAATCTTTTTCAAGTACGACGAATATGCAAACCAAAGCACTTTATCAAGTTCCGGATCTACCGATAGCAGAGCGTGTCGCGGACTTGCTTTCGCGCATGACGCTTGAAGAAAAAGCTGCCCAAATGATTTGCGTTTGGCAGGATAAGAACCGGACACTCGTGGATGAGACAGGCAGATTTGATTTCGAAAAGGCCAGCTTCCATTATAAAGAGGGATATGGCTTGGGTCAGATTGGTCGCCTCAGCGATACCGCTGGCGGCATTAACGCCAGAGAGCAAGCCGAACTGTCCAACACGATTCAGAAATTTTTTATTGAAAACAGCCGCCTCGGCATACCGGTGGTTTTTCATGAAGAATGTTTGCACGGCCAGGCGGCGGTTGACAGCACAAGTTTTCCGCAGCCCATTGGGTTGGGCGCCACGTTCGATTCCGATCTGATTCGACGGCTGTATGAAATGACCGCGGAAGAAGTGCGCGTGCGCGGCGTGCATCAAGCGTTGACGCCGGTTCTGGATGTGGCGCGCGATCCGCGCTGGGGGCGCGTGGAGGAAACGTTCGGAGAAGATCCCTATCTCGTGGCGCGTTTGGGCGTTGCCGCGGTGCAAGGTTTTCAGGG
The genomic region above belongs to Cytophagia bacterium CHB2 and contains:
- a CDS encoding right-handed parallel beta-helix repeat-containing protein, producing the protein MCSTIVAQPSGGPYGPIRQTYKLPAGAGKIYYVAPDGQADQTGESLSTPTTIEAAIARVKTGDAIIMRGGTYRTGNLILNQGVTIQPYADELPILKGTFVASDWKKQDNGLWVSEWSRLFPSRPQDWWRRHREGAKTPQHRFNNDMVFVDGRFLQSAGWEGELEENTFFIDYETGLVYLAVDPTDKLVEITAFDVAILRTTKEAHGKTSDRKGYTIRGLTFTQYAYRALEIEGTEPEGISPESQHGKEVVGTTLEHCTISFCSRVAGYLRGDRMTIRHCKVSDTSTEGIYIIASNDVLLERNIFTRNNIENITGYYPAAVKIFNQSYRVTCNDNLVIEHPNSNGIWYDVGNVDGVFTNNWIEGVGRVSNTFSTENLWPSDNGFFFEISQGAICAGNVFVNNDHGIMVLNASNVQIYNNTFVNSMACIGRNARSAQGDHFGWHPSTGPDVGERDGHIFSNNLLVGDKDFNRSLLFVWQPASLCERLNKPQMKQLDYNVYVRGAERISYPLILWSPAANEKCQTGFESLEDLRKSYPEFSKNSRHFSNYDGPLFKGIELGNYQLLSAFPAAGSAMPLPVGIKKLLGPSKKGGQYVGAYPPMQ
- a CDS encoding MFS transporter, with the translated sequence MPPETEKLSVKEKIGYSLGDTASNLFFQTFILFLPIFYTDVFGLPAAAMGTMFLVTRIFDAVNDPIMGTIADHTKMRWGKFRPYILLFAIPFGIMGVLTFTTPGFDATGKLIYAYITYNLLMVMYTIVNVPYSALMGVITPNSLERTEVSSFRFVAAFVGGLIVQAATISLVKYFGQGNDAVGWQWAMGCLAGLAAVLLFITFATTKERVQPPKEQKSQFKRDLKDLFSNAPWLMIAGATVCQLTFIVMRQSSVAYYFKYYVRDQQLNLFGNVINLSYETFTSSFLLAGSVVTIIGVVLTKWFSKLLDKKNTYAGFLIAAAVVNAVLYVVRPQDVILIYVLNLLFSFFVGPVSVLQWAMYTDTADYSEWKNNRRATGLLMAASLFALKLGLTLGGAFVGWLLAYYGFVANQEQTPEAMNGIVKLLSIFPAIFGIAGGLLMMRYPLTNKMMVKIEEDLTVRRQEAR